From Ruminococcaceae bacterium KH2T8, one genomic window encodes:
- a CDS encoding mannan endo-1,4-beta-mannosidase, translated as MTSLLEKLEDASYSDYILLGHQNAGHIGVSLKVNDGSESDIKNLTGYHPAVVGVDTLAFMGYEGTLLELVKVVKQLHKEGVIITLSAHMPNFSLGGDDYFDYSPNITEGNVGRRIMPGGDLNAKYTKFLDMIADFAVKCVDLDGERIPMIFRPFHESNGSWFWWGRPHLSDEDYKALFRYTCDYLSDTKGIKNFLYCYSVNGFFTEDKDVMDRYPGDDYVDIVGIDIYHDRPSEDDGFFDKLQTSLKVLASCAQDHGKIYAIAEIGLRTLDSKPDGFYEGLAPSGNLVNNWFTRLHDALISCEAGIRTSYMLFWANFSDTQFWVPYETDSFRHEMCDDFISFCGSDHIKLAGEAEDKKQA; from the coding sequence GTGACATCGCTCCTCGAAAAGCTCGAGGATGCATCATATTCAGACTATATACTGCTCGGGCACCAGAACGCCGGTCATATCGGTGTTTCTCTTAAGGTGAACGACGGCTCGGAGTCGGATATCAAGAATCTTACGGGTTATCATCCGGCTGTCGTAGGTGTGGATACTCTGGCCTTTATGGGCTACGAGGGAACGCTCCTTGAGCTCGTAAAGGTCGTAAAGCAGCTTCACAAGGAGGGAGTCATCATCACGCTCTCTGCGCATATGCCGAATTTCTCGCTTGGCGGTGACGACTATTTCGATTACTCTCCGAATATCACGGAGGGGAATGTCGGCAGGCGCATAATGCCGGGCGGCGACCTCAATGCCAAGTACACGAAGTTTCTCGACATGATCGCGGACTTTGCGGTCAAGTGCGTTGACTTAGACGGTGAGAGGATCCCCATGATCTTCAGGCCTTTCCATGAGTCGAACGGCTCCTGGTTCTGGTGGGGAAGACCGCATCTTTCGGACGAGGACTATAAGGCTCTCTTCAGATACACCTGCGATTACTTATCCGATACGAAGGGCATAAAGAATTTCCTTTACTGCTATTCCGTCAACGGATTCTTTACCGAGGATAAGGATGTAATGGACCGCTACCCCGGCGACGATTACGTGGATATCGTGGGCATCGATATATATCACGACAGGCCTTCCGAGGATGACGGATTCTTCGATAAGCTTCAGACATCGCTCAAGGTCCTCGCGTCCTGCGCACAGGATCACGGAAAGATCTATGCGATCGCGGAGATAGGACTTCGTACGCTGGACAGTAAGCCTGACGGTTTCTACGAAGGTCTTGCGCCGAGCGGTAATTTGGTGAATAATTGGTTTACGCGTCTCCACGATGCGCTTATATCGTGCGAGGCGGGCATCAGGACATCCTATATGCTCTTTTGGGCAAACTTCTCGGATACCCAGTTCTGGGTGCCTTATGAGACTGATTCATTCAGGCATGAGATGTGCGATGACTTCATAAGCTTCTGCGGCAGCGACCACATAAAGCTCGCTGGCGAAGCGGAAGATAAAAAGCAGGCTTAA
- a CDS encoding amidophosphoribosyltransferase, translating into MFNGLHEECGVFGIYDKDDIDISSAVYYGLFALQHRGQESCGIAVNDDGTIRVSKDMGLVSDVFTPERLSALKGSIAIGHVRYSTTGASTPENAQPLVTQYVKGTLSIAHNGNLTNCISLKKKLQSEGAMFRTDVDSEVIAYLLAKKRSETPSVEDAVREVMTEIEGGYALLVMSPRKLIAARDPYGLKPLVMGTLGNDIVFASESCALDSVGAQYVRDVRPGEIVIVDDEGIRSVLTTPKREAKCVFEYIYFARPDSVMDGISVYESRLRAGALLAKQHPVPADIVIGVPESGLDAALGYSQESGIPYVKGFVKNNYVGRTFIKPSQQLRKQAVRIKLNPIIPAVKGKRVIMIDDSIVRGTTIANIVKMLRNAGATEVHVRISSPPFMHPCYYGTDVPSCDALIACQHTIPEICEIIGADSLGYLNVDSLGEMLGEEGHKFCDACFTGDYPNIDSGIDLMQEDAGKLEK; encoded by the coding sequence ATGTTCAACGGTCTACATGAAGAATGCGGTGTATTCGGAATATACGATAAGGACGATATAGATATCTCTTCGGCGGTCTATTACGGATTGTTCGCACTTCAGCACAGAGGCCAGGAAAGCTGCGGTATAGCAGTGAATGACGACGGTACCATCAGGGTATCGAAGGACATGGGCCTCGTAAGTGATGTCTTTACTCCCGAAAGATTAAGTGCCCTCAAGGGTTCGATCGCGATCGGTCATGTAAGGTATTCGACAACGGGAGCCAGCACGCCCGAGAATGCACAGCCCCTCGTAACACAGTATGTTAAGGGCACATTATCCATTGCACATAACGGTAATCTCACGAACTGCATCTCCTTAAAGAAGAAGCTTCAGAGCGAAGGTGCGATGTTCAGGACCGATGTTGACTCTGAGGTCATCGCATATCTTCTTGCTAAGAAGCGTTCCGAGACGCCTTCCGTTGAGGACGCCGTTCGCGAAGTCATGACGGAGATCGAGGGCGGATATGCTCTCCTCGTCATGAGTCCCCGAAAGCTCATCGCCGCACGTGACCCCTACGGCTTAAAGCCCCTTGTAATGGGTACTCTCGGCAACGATATCGTATTTGCATCCGAGTCGTGCGCTCTTGATTCGGTCGGCGCGCAGTACGTAAGAGACGTAAGGCCCGGCGAGATCGTGATCGTTGATGATGAAGGCATAAGGAGCGTACTTACTACTCCCAAGAGAGAAGCAAAGTGCGTATTTGAATATATCTATTTCGCTCGTCCCGACAGTGTCATGGACGGCATCTCCGTATATGAGTCCAGGCTTCGTGCAGGTGCTCTTCTTGCAAAGCAGCACCCCGTACCTGCCGATATCGTTATCGGTGTTCCCGAGTCGGGACTTGATGCGGCGCTCGGCTATTCGCAGGAGTCGGGTATCCCCTATGTAAAGGGTTTCGTTAAGAATAACTACGTAGGAAGGACTTTCATAAAGCCTTCCCAGCAGCTTCGAAAGCAGGCCGTAAGGATCAAGCTCAATCCGATCATACCTGCGGTAAAGGGCAAGAGAGTCATCATGATCGATGACTCGATCGTAAGAGGAACAACTATCGCAAATATCGTTAAGATGCTTCGAAATGCAGGTGCTACCGAGGTTCACGTAAGGATCTCGAGCCCGCCGTTCATGCATCCTTGCTACTACGGAACCGATGTTCCTTCGTGTGATGCGCTCATCGCGTGCCAGCATACTATCCCTGAGATCTGTGAGATAATAGGTGCAGATTCACTCGGTTACCTGAATGTCGATTCGCTAGGCGAGATGCTCGGCGAAGAGGGTCACAAGTTCTGTGACGCATGCTTCACCGGAGATTATCCCAATATCGACAGCGGCATCGATCTCATGCAGGAAGACGCAGGCAAGCTCGAGAAGTGA
- a CDS encoding thioredoxin, with product MAEIIVNADNFESEVLNSDIPVLVDFWATWCGPCKMLAPVVAQVAEKYDGKIKVAKIDVDSNTELAIKYGVESIPSLKIFKGGEVAAEEMGFKPLPQLASWIDANI from the coding sequence ATGGCTGAGATCATCGTAAACGCCGATAACTTCGAATCAGAGGTATTAAATTCCGACATTCCCGTACTTGTAGATTTCTGGGCTACATGGTGTGGTCCCTGTAAGATGCTCGCTCCCGTCGTAGCACAGGTTGCCGAGAAGTACGACGGAAAGATCAAGGTTGCCAAGATCGACGTCGACTCAAATACAGAGCTCGCTATCAAGTATGGCGTAGAATCCATTCCCTCGCTCAAGATCTTTAAGGGCGGAGAGGTAGCAGCAGAAGAAATGGGCTTCAAGCCTTTGCCTCAACTCGCTTCCTGGATAGACGCCAACATCTGA
- a CDS encoding ABC-type Na+ efflux pump, permease component — translation MIWNIYKWEMQRITSNWKRSAAVLLLPAALMMVALNVFPMLINYLSTGTFGKTVVYIVEAPDSFSEYLDEIDGRTAFKINSISKKDFESDYQGTDFTKSLKKGSIFVFFDSSEDISFDDEIARYYSNLAQGYEGAISHATITMAFDGSSFLMETKVDGFSQVVIDGYIASLPDKLAGSDLSTAQSTFTVDEFNPVVKILDHRSEANSRAADVVPGIMILLMYYCVYSLTCDLFAAEKDRGFFNKLLLTPVPGKTIVYGKMLCILTISTASALIAFFFLFLSSWLNTSNDAMSLIPFGMLLTTSQILMMLLVIVTSAFMMTATTTYVVFSLDKMQDIIINLQLPLALLLMDFFIMMLRGNRPFALELFFPMHNAICMIRDIFWSEDRPWRLLIVVAVNIIWGIKILRRLFQKEIFK, via the coding sequence ATGATCTGGAATATATATAAATGGGAAATGCAGAGGATAACCTCGAACTGGAAGCGATCGGCAGCCGTTCTTCTACTGCCCGCCGCGCTCATGATGGTGGCCCTTAACGTCTTCCCGATGCTCATAAATTATTTATCGACCGGAACTTTCGGAAAGACTGTCGTATATATCGTCGAAGCCCCCGACTCCTTCAGCGAGTACTTAGACGAGATAGACGGCAGGACCGCATTTAAGATAAACAGCATAAGCAAGAAGGATTTCGAAAGCGACTACCAGGGGACCGATTTTACGAAAAGCCTCAAGAAAGGCTCGATCTTCGTATTCTTTGACAGCAGCGAGGATATCTCTTTCGACGACGAGATCGCCAGATACTACTCTAATCTCGCTCAGGGGTACGAAGGCGCGATAAGCCACGCGACGATAACGATGGCATTCGACGGATCTTCTTTCCTTATGGAGACCAAGGTCGACGGCTTCAGCCAGGTAGTGATCGACGGCTATATCGCTTCACTCCCTGATAAGCTCGCGGGAAGCGATCTGAGCACGGCGCAATCTACATTCACGGTTGACGAGTTCAATCCGGTAGTAAAGATACTCGATCACAGATCCGAAGCTAACTCCAGAGCCGCGGACGTTGTTCCCGGGATCATGATCCTTCTTATGTATTACTGCGTATATTCGCTTACTTGCGATCTCTTCGCGGCCGAGAAGGACAGAGGATTCTTTAATAAGCTCCTGCTGACCCCCGTCCCCGGGAAGACGATAGTCTACGGAAAGATGCTCTGCATACTTACGATATCAACGGCATCGGCGCTCATCGCATTCTTCTTCCTGTTTTTGTCATCCTGGCTCAACACGAGTAACGATGCGATGTCGCTCATTCCTTTCGGCATGCTCCTTACGACTTCGCAGATTCTGATGATGCTCCTCGTAATCGTGACGAGCGCCTTCATGATGACTGCCACGACGACCTATGTCGTATTCTCTCTGGATAAGATGCAGGACATAATAATCAACCTCCAGCTGCCTCTCGCGCTTCTCCTGATGGACTTCTTCATCATGATGCTTCGCGGCAACAGGCCTTTCGCGCTGGAGCTCTTCTTCCCCATGCACAATGCGATCTGCATGATCAGGGATATATTCTGGTCGGAAGACAGACCCTGGAGGCTTCTCATAGTAGTGGCAGTCAATATTATCTGGGGCATAAAGATCCTAAGACGACTCTTTCAAAAGGAGATATTCAAATGA
- a CDS encoding sodium transport system ATP-binding protein: protein MSSEVMISLKDIHKSYNKSSETIKGVSFEVTAGEVYGLLGPNGAGKTTLMQMISTLSSPTSGDITICGMSPAKDRLKIHEKIGFLTTEVKLDPLSTPDKLYDFFAALYNIDKAEVPARKQIAFERFGIHPFANKRIIELSTGMKQKVSIAISLIHEPPVIIFDEPTNGLDILTSKQVTDYLLELKDQGRAIILSTHIFSVAEDLCDRIGILVDGKIVAEGNSKELMGLTGTCRFEDAFFTLYKENHHE, encoded by the coding sequence ATGAGCAGTGAAGTAATGATCTCTTTAAAAGATATACATAAGAGCTATAACAAGTCATCCGAGACCATAAAGGGCGTAAGCTTTGAGGTCACGGCGGGCGAAGTATACGGACTTTTAGGTCCCAACGGCGCGGGAAAGACGACGCTCATGCAGATGATCTCGACCTTATCGTCTCCGACGTCGGGCGATATCACGATCTGCGGCATGTCCCCTGCCAAGGACCGCCTCAAGATCCACGAGAAGATCGGCTTTCTCACGACTGAAGTAAAGCTCGATCCGCTCTCGACGCCTGATAAGCTCTACGATTTCTTCGCGGCGCTCTATAACATCGACAAGGCGGAAGTTCCCGCGAGGAAGCAGATCGCTTTCGAGAGATTCGGCATTCATCCTTTCGCGAATAAGAGGATAATCGAGCTCTCGACCGGCATGAAGCAGAAAGTCTCCATCGCGATCAGCCTTATCCACGAGCCGCCCGTCATCATCTTCGACGAGCCGACGAACGGACTAGATATCCTGACCTCCAAGCAGGTAACGGATTATCTTCTGGAGCTCAAGGATCAGGGACGCGCGATCATATTGTCCACACATATCTTCTCGGTAGCGGAAGATCTTTGCGACAGGATAGGAATACTCGTAGACGGAAAGATAGTAGCGGAAGGAAACAGCAAGGAGCTCATGGGACTTACGGGAACATGCAGGTTCGAGGACGCATTCTTCACGCTCTATAAAGAGAACCACCATGAATAA
- a CDS encoding Transglutaminase-like superfamily protein has product MARRKRGKMRTITKVLIFADIVMALVLAGDLFYHYDRKMAARIVRNVTIETGSAISLDDFFNEPIDGSYFVTDVSLIDTSHPGTYGITLHAGRFDTESVLNVVDTTAPTGTAVPQTIYAGRLPDVYECVTDIYDLSDVSVSYYEENPDVSVGGDHLVPVQLMDNSGNVGVIHVPFTIIDDHTAPVIEGAEDKEYFIGDSIMYREGVTVTDDYDPDPVLTIDTSAVDPDTDGVYPVIYTAEDEVGNISTVTVEITMRTMPEGYVDPEIVYGLAQEVLDEITEPDMTDVEKAFRIFNWARWNIHYVGYSTKTDWTAGAYEGFTTLQGDCFTYYACCKALLDVAGIENCCVERYPATNSMHFWNLVNLDGWYHCDASPSFEHSGFWFMRTDDELDYSHQFDDTDLPERETESVQDRLDFTNFTIEEE; this is encoded by the coding sequence GTGGCACGACGAAAAAGAGGGAAGATGAGAACTATCACGAAGGTCTTGATCTTTGCCGATATCGTCATGGCCTTAGTCTTAGCCGGCGACCTCTTTTATCACTACGACAGGAAGATGGCCGCAAGGATCGTACGCAATGTCACTATCGAGACGGGAAGTGCGATCTCACTTGATGATTTCTTTAATGAACCTATAGACGGCAGTTATTTCGTAACGGACGTATCGCTGATCGACACGTCTCATCCCGGAACATACGGCATCACGCTTCATGCGGGAAGGTTCGATACAGAGTCCGTTCTTAATGTCGTTGATACAACAGCGCCTACTGGTACGGCTGTTCCCCAGACTATCTATGCCGGAAGGCTCCCGGACGTCTATGAATGCGTGACCGATATCTATGACCTTTCGGACGTATCGGTCTCCTACTATGAAGAGAACCCCGATGTGTCCGTCGGAGGAGATCATCTGGTCCCCGTTCAGCTCATGGATAATTCGGGAAATGTCGGAGTCATTCACGTTCCCTTTACGATAATAGATGACCATACCGCTCCCGTTATCGAAGGCGCTGAGGATAAGGAATATTTCATAGGCGACAGCATCATGTACAGGGAGGGCGTAACGGTCACTGACGACTACGATCCCGATCCCGTTCTTACGATAGATACTTCCGCCGTCGATCCCGATACTGACGGAGTCTACCCTGTCATCTATACGGCCGAGGATGAGGTCGGAAATATCAGCACCGTCACGGTCGAGATCACCATGAGGACCATGCCCGAAGGCTATGTAGATCCCGAGATCGTATACGGTCTTGCACAGGAAGTTCTGGATGAGATCACGGAGCCTGACATGACGGATGTCGAGAAAGCTTTCAGGATCTTTAACTGGGCGAGATGGAATATCCACTATGTCGGATACTCGACGAAGACCGACTGGACCGCCGGTGCGTACGAAGGCTTTACTACGCTTCAAGGCGACTGCTTTACATATTACGCATGCTGCAAGGCACTGCTGGATGTGGCAGGAATAGAGAATTGCTGCGTAGAGAGATACCCTGCCACAAATTCCATGCACTTTTGGAATCTCGTAAATCTTGACGGATGGTATCATTGTGACGCTTCACCATCGTTCGAGCACTCGGGTTTCTGGTTCATGAGGACCGACGACGAGCTCGATTACTCGCATCAGTTCGATGATACAGACCTGCCCGAACGTGAAACAGAGTCAGTCCAGGACAGACTCGACTTTACAAATTTCACCATTGAGGAGGAATAG
- a CDS encoding amino acid adenylation domain-containing protein, with translation MQLRNVLQYLEATVKEVPDKVAYEDAEGRAMTFREVYDASRSIGSCLANKGYSHEPVIIFMEKTPQCVATFFGSVYAGCFYVPIDEEMPAMRTELILKTLDPRVMICDRKTREKAGELAFDGEILVYEDIFDLGEDTKALDLIRAEQIDTDPIYIVFTSGSTGVPKGVAACHRSVIDYIENLSAVLKFDRDTRFGNQSPFYFDACLKELYPTIKFGASTVIVPRQLFMFPLKLVEFLNEKKINTVCWVVSALTMISSLGALKKETPKYLRTIAFGSEVFPVKQFNRWREACPEARFINLYGPTEATGMSCFYEVDRDFEEGEAIPIGRPFENTRILLLDDEDKLADEGEICIAGTPVTLGYFNNPEKTAEAFVQNPLNKNYPEIIYRTGDIAHRNERGELVFVSRKDYQIKHMGHRIELGEIEANVATDEQISLCCAVYVKEKDRIHLFFTGDKDEQVLGEDLKERLPRYMLPGKIVKLDQMPLTPNGKIDRKHLATIAGAKGER, from the coding sequence ATGCAGTTAAGAAATGTTCTTCAGTATCTCGAGGCGACGGTAAAGGAAGTTCCCGATAAAGTCGCCTATGAAGATGCAGAAGGAAGGGCGATGACCTTCAGGGAAGTCTATGATGCGAGCAGGAGCATCGGTTCCTGTCTTGCAAATAAGGGATATTCTCACGAGCCGGTCATCATATTTATGGAAAAGACACCTCAGTGCGTGGCGACTTTCTTCGGAAGCGTATATGCGGGATGCTTCTATGTCCCGATCGACGAAGAGATGCCCGCCATGAGGACTGAACTCATACTCAAGACACTTGATCCGCGCGTCATGATCTGTGACCGCAAGACCCGTGAGAAGGCGGGTGAGCTCGCTTTCGACGGTGAGATCCTCGTCTATGAAGATATCTTTGATCTCGGCGAGGATACGAAGGCTCTTGACCTTATAAGGGCAGAGCAGATAGATACGGATCCCATCTATATCGTGTTTACGTCCGGATCGACCGGCGTTCCCAAGGGAGTTGCCGCTTGCCACAGGAGCGTAATCGACTATATCGAGAACCTGTCGGCCGTATTGAAGTTCGACCGCGATACCAGATTCGGTAACCAGAGTCCGTTCTACTTTGACGCTTGCCTTAAGGAACTCTATCCGACGATAAAGTTCGGCGCATCCACCGTGATCGTTCCGAGGCAGCTCTTTATGTTTCCTCTAAAGCTCGTTGAATTTCTTAACGAGAAGAAGATCAATACCGTCTGCTGGGTAGTCTCGGCACTTACGATGATCTCGTCTCTCGGAGCTCTCAAGAAGGAGACGCCGAAGTATCTGAGGACGATCGCTTTCGGAAGTGAAGTATTCCCCGTAAAGCAGTTCAACCGCTGGAGAGAAGCATGCCCCGAAGCAAGATTCATCAATCTCTACGGACCTACAGAGGCGACGGGAATGAGCTGCTTTTACGAAGTCGACAGGGACTTTGAAGAAGGCGAAGCGATCCCGATCGGAAGGCCTTTCGAGAATACGAGGATACTGCTCCTTGATGATGAGGATAAGCTCGCCGATGAGGGTGAGATCTGTATCGCAGGTACGCCCGTGACGCTCGGATATTTCAATAATCCCGAGAAGACGGCGGAGGCTTTCGTACAGAATCCCTTGAATAAGAACTACCCCGAGATCATCTACAGGACCGGTGATATCGCCCACAGGAATGAGCGCGGTGAGCTGGTCTTCGTCTCGAGGAAGGATTACCAGATAAAGCATATGGGCCACAGGATCGAGCTTGGCGAGATCGAGGCCAATGTAGCGACGGATGAGCAGATCAGCCTCTGCTGCGCGGTATATGTAAAGGAGAAGGACAGGATCCACCTGTTCTTTACGGGCGATAAGGATGAGCAGGTATTGGGCGAGGATCTTAAGGAACGCCTCCCGAGATATATGCTCCCCGGAAAGATCGTAAAGCTCGATCAGATGCCTCTGACACCTAACGGAAAGATAGATCGAAAGCACCTGGCGACCATCGCAGGCGCGAAAGGAGAAAGATAA
- a CDS encoding aspartate racemase: protein MSLGVIGGMGPMATACFLEILTEKTYAERDGDHLETIIYSCPQIPDRTSFILGKSDSDPRPKIIETALKLQREGVSAIAVPCVTARSFKEEIQASVDVPILFGVEAAARKLSESGIRKAGIMATDGSIKTRVIQDVLESFGIEAVIPSDDDRAKVMSLIYDDVKTGRDPDLDKLREVRDNLTAAGAQTVILGCTELSVINRSYKLEDGYFDILEMLAEEALEACGMRVRA, encoded by the coding sequence ATGAGCCTTGGCGTTATTGGCGGAATGGGACCGATGGCAACAGCTTGTTTTCTAGAGATCCTGACAGAAAAGACATACGCCGAGAGGGATGGGGATCACCTCGAGACGATCATCTACAGCTGTCCGCAGATCCCTGACAGAACGAGTTTTATACTGGGAAAGAGCGATTCGGACCCCAGGCCCAAGATAATCGAGACCGCACTTAAGTTACAAAGGGAAGGTGTAAGTGCGATCGCAGTACCGTGTGTTACAGCAAGATCATTCAAGGAAGAGATACAGGCGTCGGTCGATGTTCCGATCCTTTTCGGAGTTGAGGCTGCCGCGCGAAAGCTTTCGGAGAGCGGTATCAGGAAGGCCGGCATTATGGCTACCGACGGCTCGATAAAGACGCGCGTCATTCAGGATGTCCTCGAGTCATTCGGCATAGAGGCAGTGATCCCGAGCGACGACGACAGAGCGAAGGTCATGAGCCTTATCTACGATGATGTTAAGACGGGAAGAGATCCCGATCTTGATAAGCTCCGCGAAGTCAGGGATAACCTGACGGCGGCAGGTGCGCAGACCGTGATACTCGGATGTACCGAGCTTTCCGTCATCAACAGATCCTATAAGCTCGAAGACGGGTATTTTGATATACTTGAGATGCTTGCAGAGGAAGCTCTCGAAGCGTGCGGAATGCGCGTAAGAGCATAA
- a CDS encoding putative pyruvate formate lyase activating enzyme (manually curated) yields MDTYASYKSCTLCPRRCGIDRSQKVGLCGMGSDAVVNLYMLHHGEEPPISGPLAEKDSRGSGTVFFEGCSLGCPFCQNRVISKGPTGKGIPCDAAALADIYLSLEQQGAYNINLVTPMHFAPTVADSIGKARDLGLSIPVAINCGGYESLDTIRMFDGLVDIFMPDFKFWDSRLSSDILRAPDYREAAIAAIGEMYRLTGPVVLDPETGLMKKGLIVRHLMMPGQLFDTKKILDHLTAEYGNNIYISLMNQYTPMPHLKDIDCPRPDILMRTLPKGHYDSAVDHLCDRGQTMAFVQDESSQGDMMIPPFKS; encoded by the coding sequence ATGGATACCTACGCTAGTTACAAGAGCTGCACGCTGTGCCCCAGAAGATGCGGGATCGACCGATCTCAAAAGGTCGGATTATGCGGCATGGGAAGCGACGCGGTCGTAAACCTCTATATGCTCCATCACGGCGAAGAACCTCCGATCTCGGGACCCCTTGCCGAAAAGGACTCGAGGGGATCCGGCACGGTATTCTTTGAAGGCTGCTCTTTAGGGTGTCCATTCTGCCAGAACAGAGTGATATCCAAAGGTCCGACAGGCAAGGGTATTCCCTGTGACGCCGCGGCTCTCGCCGACATCTATCTCTCACTCGAGCAGCAGGGCGCCTACAACATAAATCTCGTAACTCCGATGCACTTCGCGCCGACCGTCGCGGACTCGATCGGCAAGGCCCGTGATCTGGGGCTTTCCATTCCCGTTGCGATAAATTGCGGCGGCTACGAATCCTTAGATACTATTCGGATGTTCGACGGCCTCGTCGACATATTCATGCCTGACTTTAAGTTCTGGGACAGTCGGCTCTCGTCCGATATCCTCCGCGCGCCCGATTACCGCGAGGCCGCAATCGCCGCTATTGGAGAGATGTACCGTCTTACCGGACCTGTGGTCCTTGATCCTGAGACCGGGCTCATGAAGAAAGGCCTTATCGTCAGACATCTCATGATGCCGGGACAGCTCTTCGACACCAAGAAGATCCTTGACCACCTGACCGCGGAATACGGAAACAATATATATATCAGCCTGATGAATCAATATACGCCGATGCCCCACCTTAAGGACATCGACTGTCCAAGACCCGACATACTGATGCGGACGCTTCCCAAGGGGCACTACGATTCCGCGGTCGATCATCTCTGCGATCGCGGCCAGACGATGGCTTTCGTGCAGGACGAGTCGTCGCAGGGCGACATGATGATCCCGCCGTTTAAGAGCTGA